tataatttaacTTTAAACAAATGTTACCTAAATGTTAGTACTAGGTAATTGGTCGCCACATAAAACAGACATTAACTTCCAAACACACCGTTTTTGTCAGTGTAAACGAAGGAAGACCTTGAATGTTTTGTGAGTATTGACATTTACACATGCATTACGAAGCACAAACGAGAACAGTTGAAGACCAGAAACGATATCATACTTGACTACAGAGGGCGCGAGACTGATGTAGGCCGTGGTCGGAATCGTTGGATGAATTGTCCTGTGATGACGTCATGGAGTAATTTGCCGAGTCCCTCCGCGTTATGTCAGATTTACCACTACTTAATGTTTGTACAGACTTAGGATATAGATGATTTGAATTGTCTTTTGGAACAATGTCTGGCTGTTTCTCAGCAGATATATCATTGTAGTCTTTATCACTTAAAAGCTTTACTTTCACTTCGTTGTTAGTTTTAGGATCATTCAGGTCCTTGACGGTAAGTCTCGAGTCTTTAGGATGCACCTTGTCGGCCGATTTATACCGGCTCTGTTTTTGCAGCTTGTCACGTTGCTCGGCGGTTTCGATGTTGGAAGGCTTATAACCAGGCTGCCTTGTGATGTCCGCACTGCTATGAGGCCTAGGCGGTTTTGTGTTTATATTAGGTAACCTTGTTTCTGATTCCGATTCAGAAGAAGCAGGTGTTAAACTATTATCAGATTTCTGTGAGTCAGAATGATTGATTTGTGTTGATTCTAAAAGCGGTTCATTAAAATCTTCTCTCTGCCTAGAATGTTGAAATCGCGGTAAGCTAGAACTTTTATTATTGGCCGGAGACACTGCCCGACCAGTATCAATGTCGGATAGACTCCGACGGAAAGGTGACACCATTCCTCGCCTACTTCCTGAATGCACATCAGCCGTGACATTGACGCGTGTGTCGCCTTCGTATGGGGACTGACAGCGGAGAAGATTATCACTCGATCGTCGCACAGTCTCGTGAAACGTCACACGTTGAGCGCCACTGCGCCTGTTTCGTGAGCGCCTCATTATCACACTATTGCTATCATCATCACATGCATCAGGATTCTCACTAACCGTTGGCAGGGAGAGTTCGAATCGCTCTTCTTCCTCTGAAGGAGCGGTTTCGAACTCATCAAATCCACTTTCACTCGCGGTTATATCAACACTTGGTACCGAGCTTGGTCGCTTACCGCGAGTCATCTGAATGTCTTTTAGTTCAATTGAACCGATTGAAATTGATGGGGTTCTCAACAAACTGTCACTCTTTATAACAAAGATCGGTTCACCTACATTGGCGTAGTCGAGTATCCGGAATAACCATTGTTCCTTAACGGTTAGCAGGGTCCATAAACAAATCCAGCACACCATGTATGCCACATCGATAACAACGCAAGTCAGAACGAGGTTATCGCTCGTGAgtctataaatagtaaccaaATCGTAAAGAATGGGACCTTTGAATATTGCAAGTAGTACAAGTGTGCCGACTGCGCATGAGTGAGACACATATCCGTTACAGGGTCCTTTGTAGTTACGTTTATGCCGGACATATTTTTCTGGGTTATGTTTCCGGTCGACGAGTCTGAATTTTTCGTGGAAATGGTAGGAACCGTAATAAAATACAGTTATCGTGGACAATAGTACAATAGTTCCACCAAAAAGATAAAGAACCAGCGACCCACCCGGGCCCAGAGCTAGTGAAAGGTTATGACTGTATAGGGAATAATTAATAGTCACTTTATACAATATTGAAAATCCCGTATATGCGAAGATTGATTCCACACTCATGAAAAGTAGCTGAATAGCAAAGGTTAATGACAAGGCCTTGTTTGTATACCAAAATACAGAGGCATACCGAACTGTAAAAGCGACAAGCCCGGAAACGAAGAAGATAAATTCCGGTGACATCACGGAATCCCCGAGTGTGTAGATTATGCCGACATTAAAAGCGGAAGCATTACTTTTGACAGTGGTGTTCATGCGGGCATTAAAGTCACTCCATCCACGCCGCTCATCAGGAAATAAGAAGTCAATGTTCGACCTCCACACATTACCtgaaaaacacagaaaaaagaCGTTTTGTATCATTCGTAAGCGAAACAGACAAGTAAGATTCTAAAAGATTTAAACAATTATAAAGTAGTTAACATTTCTATGTCAAACGTGTTGACGGATGATAtcaaaaatctaaatataagtTTCCTATCCCGATTCTTTCCAATAAGGTAACATTGAAGCGATGGTTACTTTTGGCTATGTTTAACATTAAACCATATTTCTTTTAAAGTACTACACAAAATCCCCGTCTAATGGATTCGGGCAAGTCTGAAAGATAAGTATACATTTAAGACTAACACTGATTTTGTACTATTGACTACAAAGATGCATCGGGAAGTCCAATAGAGCTCCCGATGATATAACATTGATACATCGATGCCACAAATAGTCCTGTTGGGACTACTGACATTGGGATATAGACCATACTAGGCTCACATCAAATTATATTGGCCCTGTGAGGAAAAAACACCCAGTTTCCCTCTGCAAAATAAGCCAATCTCATAATAAGATATTGATAATGAGAGCAGCAAAGATTCAATCAAGAAGGTACTGTATAATGACGTAAGTAGAAATGTTCAGTCATCATCTTATGttgaatgttttataacattaaatGCACTATGTGTAGAAGTTATTCTTATATTATTTGTTGTCTATTAAATTGTCTATCCAAAAAGTCAACAGGCTGTGACTCCGATCTGGTGGTGTCAGGCACAAAGCGAGGATAAAGATTTGTATTGTAATCAGATTGTTTACAGGTGCTGAACCGCTGACAAAGAGTAATAAATTATGCAAAACCATGCGAATTTGTCTTTTCTGTTTgttacaaaaatacatacatattattGTAACCAACTGTTCTCATTCATCTTTAAAgtcaaaacataaaaataatgaattgctGTATATTCTTAGattattttttgataatatAAAGTGTGTACCAAACGTTTGTGTAGACTGTACTTGTCTCGGGCGATTGGTACAGTAAGGATAATCCGATGGTTCAATAGGGAGACCAATTCACCACTGGGTGTATTTAAGTTGCTAATGGAAAGCAATTGTGAGAAAAGCTGGTGATTCCCAACTATAAGTCATCTGCAAAATCAGGCTAAACAATTTTTCAGACGAGCTAATAGAAATCTCCGATCGTTATTGTAGACCTTAATCAGTCGGTTTTAGGTACAATATGGGAGAGAGGGGATTAGTATGTAAATCTCGTGTCTAGACGTATACCTCTCATTCGATTTCTATTTTAACAAATTGAAAATCGACACTATCGCGGTCATTACGTCTGGTCAGCGAGATGAACATGGGAATGGATTATACGAACGTCGCATTGTGATACAGCGAGCGCCAGCTAGAATAAGTTGGTTTTGGCTCCGGGGTCGAGTGTCATTCGGCGCGTTAAACTTatcaatttttttctgaaagtgACTGATGagattaaattatatttttagtgAGTGAACATTGTCATTATGAGCATGGTAAGGTTGTTAACACCagaacaagtacatgtattaccaGAAGGACCCAGAACACGATGTAAAGTACATTCCTTACATACCACAGTTACGTCTTAGTAAAGTAATAAACTTGTACACATTTACGTCTTAGTAAAGTAATAAACTTGTACACATTTGCGTCTTAGTAAAGTAATAAACTTTTACACATTTACGTCTTAGTAAAGTAATAAATTGTACACTTTGCGTCTTAGTAAAGTAATGAACTTGCACTTTCCAAACACGAACACTGTTGATTTGTTAATAACGTCATTAAAGGAGAACTCGTCCATAAATGACATTATTTAAGTGCAAAAGCACCAAACATGCTTTACTCCTAATTTATCTTAGGACTTTTTTTGGGTGATGGGATCAAATGttgaatattaaaaatgtaaatgtggGCAGGTATTATTTCCAGATGTCATAGCTTTTCAACGTGTCGTACTCGTGTAAGAGTTCAAACTAGGAATTTATCATAATTGTAACGTTTTTGAAGTAAACATCGATAACAAATATAAGCTTGTCTTTTCTGTCCTTCATATCAAATCACATAAGATGGAATTAATTTAAAAGGCGAACTAGTATTCCATCTTTGAAAAAAACGCGTCGTTAAGGTAATGTATAAGTGttcttattcttttttttttgttacggTTTTGTCCGATAGTAATATAAGCGAACATCAGTATGACATACTAGATATGTTTGTGAATCTTCAGTGTAGTTACTAAAATTAATGGATATGTCTATGACTTTATACGAGGCTGTAGGATATCACCATGTTATTGTATGATCGAtgttctttaaatatttttttttacaataaataaaatggaTCATTACTTGTTTcagaaatataatttgaaaGGCGATTTTTCCTCATTTCGTATTTTCACCGTCCGGTGTATAATATCCTGGGAAGAAATCGTATTCCGGACTAGATCCGTCTTCAATATTTCACCATTTGCACGAAATCCGGCGAAATAATACAACCGGACATTCCAAATTAGTCTCAAACCCATTTATTTCACTGTATAGTCCTCaaacaaatcaataaaacatgttttagaATTTTGCAAAAGTTAGGCTTAAACTAGAATCAATTTTATTTATGGATCCTAAAGCTACAATCGAGTTAGAAAGTACCCCAAAACGAGCATTACGTCGagattatattttcaattttatgtaCCAAACCTACAAAGTTATGGAGCAAATCCGGAAATTGACAAAAAGTCACTACTCAAGTCTAATAAACAAGTCAATGTCCTACCGAACGATAAATTTTGAGAATTTTGTTAAAACGATTTTCCATCGTAAGAGTAAATATtgtactaaaataaaaaaaaataaaaaaaagaagatacaCATAGCTGCAATAGCTATAAGTCAGACAAATATTTTATAGCATACCTAAAATTCATTATGCATTTGTTACAACGACCAGGAAGTACATGTGGTCTGATGCTTATGTCGATTTGAGAGTAAGATGACGGCATTCACATAGCGTTATATCACAttgattattgatttatttttattgcgTCCCCTTCTTCAACCTTTAACCATAACAAAGGAGACACGCCGCTGGCAGGATGATATTATTTCAGTCAACATGGCTGACCGATATAAACAGGTGAAGATTTTCCCGGATTAATTCCCTCTTACATAAACAAATCTCTCTGACGAGTTGAAATAATAGAGACTTGACTCACGTTTTAGGAGGAACTGTTTAAACAAAATCTCTTGTGAGACATATTAAAACAGCATAAACACCGACCGGGATGGCCTGCGTGTTGCAGATCTAACGGGTTTGCGTGTCATAAACTTTGGTCATATTGGGCACTAGTTGGTCTCTACCGAGACAATTATTACCACGTGCTTTGTCTGTGTTTACACGAGTATAGTCTATATTATCTTTTCAAGACCACGGCTGTCTTTTTGGCATTCTGTTTTACCGATCAAGCAAAATGTGCTTCTCAATAGCGTACTTTATTACGTCTGAAGATATTTTATAAAGGCTACGGCTCCTTTGTTCATGAAAAGGCCACGATCTTTATATTGTCCATATTGTAATACTGAGTTTGTTTGTATGATaatattaacagtcagggtcatgtaaggacggcctcccatgtatgtggtgtgttgcgtctATAAAGTgctggtgtgtgttttgggagactgcggtatattcagattgtgtcttgtatagtggaacttttttatagtgctacatcactgaagcatgccgccgatgACACCAATTGTCAAATGGTAACCATATTTGCAACTGTCCACTAATACGTGAGCTCTCCTATGTATCCTGGGTATTCCACCCAAAGTAAAATTACAATTATTCTTATTAAATTAagaatataatttatcattattGTTAAAGGATAATTATTCACATCTCATAAGATTCATTTGACTAGGACATCCAGCACTGATCTATTTCACTGCAGTCAGGTAATAAGTTCAATAGAAACCTGTCCTACAATAGGATAGTACCTGTTTCATCATAACATGATCATGAAAAGCGACTAGATCCTGGatgttatcttttctattcttcagATCTGACTTACTTTCCAAACGTCTATTTGACACCGTATTACATTTGACATTAAGATGAGCGTTTGTGtctgtgagaaaggctctgggttctgtcgcATAGCAGAGAGACACCATAGTGTATACAAGTGGCAGTTTCTACATTGTATTAATGCTTTGCGCttagcataaagggagtgggacgactggtttgtctaTTGTCTGTATAATGTCACCATGCGAATTTGCTTAATCGTTGTCGTCatctgcatgcttcagtgagatataaATGGGGCAGAGTTTCACTATAACAAGAAGACACACCACCAATAtgccacagtctcccaaacataCCAGTAACACAATGCACACATGGGGGCCCGACATTTGATAGGATATTAAACTTAATACACTAAATTAAATCAAGTCGCTGAAGCCATGcatcagtgaaatagcactataaaatgagTTTAGCTATATAAAAAACGAGCATACTGCCGTCTCCAAAAACATGCACACACGGAAGTTCTTTCTTAAATGATGTTATCTGTTAATTGGACATTGGTCTAATCAAGCAACCAATCACGTCCTATTCAGTATGAGTCATAGATATCACAGGTGACCATATAAGGAGTTTATAGACAACACGTGACTCGATACACGGATCTAGAAGGGTTGAAGCACGGTGGTGGGTGATCGATACAACATCACCGATACATCAACATTCCCGAATGTGGCACCTTAATTCGCTAACGTGTTAACCATTAAACTCCACTACAAATTAAGCCTGTATCATTCAATGCTAATCGTGTTATCATGATTGAATTATCTAGAGATTAAACGTGGAATTAGAGTTTAATCTTCATCCAATCCAATTACATTGAATTTTCGAATCATTAACTTCCATTTGGGATGCTCGTTTAATTCCGAGTTCTAAGTTCTTTTACCACCACATTTTGGTGAAATCAGTCTCTCTGGATAGGTCTTTACCAAGTGGACGGGAGCTAGCTGTGGCTGTATACAATAAATAGGTGTTTTATTACAAGTAATTACGATCAGAAGGCACAGAAAGAACTGTGTTTCAAAAGGTGCGAAATagtttttgaagaaaatgcAAGTGATCCTTGATATTTGATATACTGTATGATGCTCGATACAAAATACAACCATAATTATGACTTGATTAATCAATGAAATCttctatttttaaaatactATACTACAACACTTCGATATAATGTCCTCAATAAATGTTTAGGTTTATGAACGATATGTTATCTTTCAGTTATGATACTGACTACATTGGGTGCTCTCAATTAGTGTTATTTCTGAAAGATGCTCTACCGTAAGTTAGTGAAGGAACCAGACCTATTTAGCACGGCAGGAGAAATACAAGTTCAACATTACAAGTTAACATATAtctgattgtatatatatttcaggtGACTCCTAAGATACTTAGGATCAATTTGACCACATTCCACATTTAACCAGTGATTGGTTTCGATGTTCCATCCCTCAAGATATTTTGTACGATATTACCAATTAGATATCTGAAGATGTAGTAAGTATTACCCAATTATGTGGTACCATTAGCTATGAGGAGTACTTGTTTCCCTGTGGTTCTGAATCATGGGCATACAAGTGTGTCCTCCAGGTACGGCAGGTGTAACGCCATTCACCGACACAGACACGCAATCAGAACGCAGACCCCATGTAATTGCCGCACTGGTTACAGAACACTTGGCGTTGTGCGAACCAAGCACACCCCGACGCCAGAAGCAGCGTTATACATGCCAGTACCTTGTTCAGTACGGTCCACGTAATGCTGATGAATAGACATCGTTTCATCAATGTCGTGTCTTCTATCCAGCCATATGCTGTACCTTGTTTTCTACACTGCCCGTTTATATTAATTGACTGGAATGATGGGCTGGCTGTGCTAGCTTAATCACTGCAGTACATGAACGTCATGGCTtccaatatcaatattttatttatgttgttaAAAATTGAGGCCGACTTTTATGGCCTGCGGTATGATTTATAGCGCATTCTTTATGATTTTAAGTGTTTTATTACGCGCTATTGCTTCCTTAGAGTTTTTTCAACTTCCACTACCATAAACTGTCTCTGCAGCAAAATATACTAAATTGGTAtgataacttaaaaaaaatttcGTTATCAAAGGTTTTATTATCATATCTGTACATGCATTAAGAATTTGGAAAGTGCCTCCCTAGTTGCACATGCATATTATTTAATTACGTTTGTGATGACTGGCTATTTTTGagcatattttttgtatttttctttatttatatatccATTAATCGATTTTATAGATACTTTATAATGGAGTTGGTGTTAAATTGCACTTTTCGAAGTAGGATTTGATTATAAACGTATTCTAATTTTTCGAACCCGTGACAGAAGATGACACAATTTTGGAATTTCATGTTAAAACCTTCTTGATTAAGATGTATACAGGGGTTGGTGGTTCTTGTGAGACATGCTTAACCATCAAAGACCTCACTAGGGCGCTCTGTGACCTGTCATACAAAATAACACTTTGGGTTGAAGAGTATGCCACAGTTTCCTGTTCCGCTATAATGACGGTCAACTCATATCGCGTCATGTGCCAATCATTGTCAATTTTGAggattatattttacattttgtgtgtCGGTTGATGTCTGCAATAACCCCTTACCATAACAGAAGGGCTCGTCATGGCTAATACTGGGGGGCTACAAATGTAGCAGAGACGTAGTAGCGCATGCTTCAGGATTACTGAAGAAGCCCTACATCAAAGACTGGACAGGACTAAACATAGTTAACTGTACCTCGGCCA
This genomic window from Argopecten irradians isolate NY chromosome 11, Ai_NY, whole genome shotgun sequence contains:
- the LOC138334735 gene encoding uncharacterized protein, which gives rise to MVVLKPKSTSWNSLWSIIYCLLVLGIQSYISYRAIQTFQETILERWKEYYPSALSAKLGLTILGLILAPLFIISSVFKLGNYANDGFKLGRDHALCQTSESFVDKLSSETVKQLWKNLFPFSQTLHVTISFFLLMPDTLVEASDVFYGHRHTSNVWRSNIDFLFPDERRGWSDFNARMNTTVKSNASAFNVGIIYTLGDSVMSPEFIFFVSGLVAFTVRYASVFWYTNKALSLTFAIQLLFMSVESIFAYTGFSILYKVTINYSLYSHNLSLALGPGGSLVLYLFGGTIVLLSTITVFYYGSYHFHEKFRLVDRKHNPEKYVRHKRNYKGPCNGYVSHSCAVGTLVLLAIFKGPILYDLVTIYRLTSDNLVLTCVVIDVAYMVCWICLWTLLTVKEQWLFRILDYANVGEPIFVIKSDSLLRTPSISIGSIELKDIQMTRGKRPSSVPSVDITASESGFDEFETAPSEEEERFELSLPTVSENPDACDDDSNSVIMRRSRNRRSGAQRVTFHETVRRSSDNLLRCQSPYEGDTRVNVTADVHSGSRRGMVSPFRRSLSDIDTGRAVSPANNKSSSLPRFQHSRQREDFNEPLLESTQINHSDSQKSDNSLTPASSESESETRLPNINTKPPRPHSSADITRQPGYKPSNIETAEQRDKLQKQSRYKSADKVHPKDSRLTVKDLNDPKTNNEVKVKLLSDKDYNDISAEKQPDIVPKDNSNHLYPKSVQTLSSGKSDITRRDSANYSMTSSQDNSSNDSDHGLHQSRALCSQNKAR